The Maniola jurtina chromosome 20, ilManJurt1.1, whole genome shotgun sequence genome includes the window gttcataatattatgtcaatagacaaatgtcaagctgtcaagatggacattgcctaaatacataattatttatttgaaaatgatgttttggaaaactcaaatactttggatcgtcgggggtgttataaatttttaatttacacttgtttactctTAGCTCAAGCCTTCTCCATTCTTTTTCTTAAGCGCTGCAGTCTTATCTTCGatcttctttttagggttccttacctcaaaaggaaaaccggaccccttataggatcattttgtcaTTAGTGCATTATAGGTTGGAGCGTGCTTccctagaaggtacctattcacatTTACGTTCAAAGTACCCTACGATTCCCGATAGGAAATATTGCACattgaactttagaaagagataacggctTTCGTAGAGCGCTCTCTCTGTGTTAGAGACCGTGACCAatacataggtatgagtgacagagacaacgatCTACGAAGCCAAATCTCTTAGATGTGCCAGGTACTGCACGAGCaagttttgaaattaaaatattaacataGACGCATAGACGTTGTAGGTACTCAGATTATTATACATGGCAGGAAACAATGGACGCTGGATGGGTGTGCCATACTTAACAATGCAATCAGAAAAGTTAAACAAAAACTCTTCTCGCGTTTTTCCTATGGCTTCCAatccatttcaattttaaaatctgGTTGACCCTGACCTAATTTATCTGATTTTCAGAATATGCCACATATGGCAATGTCCAGTGCTGGACCGATGCGTGGACGACATCTTATACAGTTGGACCATCGGCCACCAAGACGGCGATATGGAGAAACAGACTCGGCTGGGAAAGGCATTACTGTCTGTCTTCGTGCTGGTTGATTTGGAGGGTGATTACAGAGGTGAGTGGATACCCAGGGGGCAGGGGATAATTGCGCAACACACATTCAACATAGGTAGTTTGGAAATCATTGTCGTTATCAATCTTAACTATATGATAAAATTGATAAGCTAAGTGATTAGAAGTGTAATGCACATCATCCGTAAACAATGTTTAATGACTCATGAGAACAAATTATAAGTTCAcagtcataaaaaaataaaaggattACTCTATAAAGAGTAAATGATTACTCTATAAACCCGACGACGCCtttctgcccggctagcatgggcagtagataaaaattatatcgccgattatatccactgatttctatgacatcagtggatataatttttatcttctGCCCGTGCTAGCCGGGCTGGCATCAATTTTCTCCTCCTTTAACTCAAGAGTGAAAAGGCAacatctaggcaagcgcgctccatcttaggctgcatcatcatttgccagctgtttgcagccaagcactaatctataaattaaaaaaagcgtGTAACACCCAAACAACTTTTTGAAACGGTTGTGACGTTTTACCCCACTAACTCTATTAAAAAGATCCTTAAAGAATTGGAACGTCAGTTGCTTCCAGGTCTCAAAACTCTCAGACCGCTGTCAGAACTACTAGATATGGTGAAGCCACCGCCTGACCGAGGGACTAGTATTCAAGTACATTCCACACCTTTTGGATGCGAGGtatgtggtttttttttcactttaaaaacattttttgcaaATGCAAGATCAGCTTAAAAGGTACAATTCATGTTAAAATGGATATCATTTTCGTTATCAGCATTATTTTTCAGAGCAACAACCTTGAAAATGACACCCATAGTATTTTATCAAAGCTGTTTATCAAAGTTTAGATTTTGATTGGGTTCCTAACTTTTCAGGCTTTCTTGAACGCAGTGACCCGAGGCGCCATATGTGGAGTAGTTGGCAAAAGACCCTCCCTACTTCTCACAGATGCAGCCACCGCTTTAGGCTCTGAAGGAGGACCAGTTTTCACAGAAGGGCCACAGTAAGTCGGATCTAGGATTTAAGGTTATTCTAAGACCTTGATGGAACCTTTCGTGTGAGAATCAAACTCGCACTTAGCTGTTTTTTTATAGGGGAGGCTCTTTTACCGACATTTGGGATGGGCATCTAGAAGAAATGAAATGCACCTCCTTAGCATGAGCAGTATGTATAGTTGTCCATACGATTTAAACTAGTGACGCACTATACCTCACGCCTGTTCCTCTCTTCTAGCAAGGAGCTGGTAGGCACGGTGGTGTGCAGCGTATCGTGGTGGCGCGGCGAGTGGGTGGGGCTGACACTAGTTGCGCCTCTACGCGCCGTGCTGGCGGCCAAGCTACGAGTCCCCACCATGCATCCCCCTAGGGCGCCCGCTTCGCCGCTCTACTCCAAGATACTCAGTGAGTTAACATCCTCATGATGGATACCGCATAATAGTATAAGGTGCGGCGAGTGGGTGGGCCTCACATTAGCTGCACCTTTGCTAGACACCCAACAGCCAAGCTAATGGTGCCCTCGCCACTGTATTTTAAAATACTCACTGTAATAaactatataattttaaaagtaatttaaaatatataattttatttcgtcattatacttcagcattgtatttatcagatcaaagtagcatgggtacatgtcgtctttatatactaattatcaaacaccctgtataacacAGATACGAATTATTTTCGAGAGATTTGCAGATATGGCTTTATCatttgttcattagtttaacTCCATTGCCAGTGTTGTTATTCAAGCCCATGCTTGCATGCAAGTACACATCATCAGGCGTGATGTATATGCCCAAACATTCCAAATGCGAAAAGTGGGACATAGTGTCAATAGGAAAATGGACCTTAATAGCTGGACGAACGACATcaagcgagtcgcagggagccgctggattcaggctaGGTGGCGTAAGACCGTGGCAAATAGAAGACCCTAAAAGAGACCATATGTCCGGCAatagacgtctatcggttgatgatgataataaataaataaatgatgaggtccattttactctaaGGTTATTGTGTTTCGAAACTCAAATTCTATCAACTTTAGTGAGATGTAAAATAGATCGACTACATTCTCGGAGTGAATTTTTACTCGTATTTTGTTGTGTTGTAGAGATCGTGGACCGCACAACGATGCTGGTGCGTTGCGGCGCGGCGTGGGGCGCGGGCGTGTGGCTGGGCCGCGGGCACGTGCTCACTTGCGCACATGTCGTCAAAAACGTACGTACGCATTACGCACTTGCTCTACTAACACTAAATATATGGCATGTCATGAAAAAAAACGGACAAATTCGTATTTCCATTATCGTCTGGTAAATTTTCACGCCCAAACTGGTATttcagcgtggaaatgcagctaGCAATCTTGGCAACATTAATGCGTGTGCATGACTTGtcta containing:
- the LOC123875567 gene encoding peroxisomal leader peptide-processing protease isoform X2 — its product is MISILNTAVTKSESLLGEYATYGNVQCWTDAWTTSYTVGPSATKTAIWRNRLGWERHYCLSSCWLIWRVITELLPGLKTLRPLSELLDMVKPPPDRGTSIQVHSTPFGCEAFLNAVTRGAICGVVGKRPSLLLTDAATALGSEGGPVFTEGPHKELVGTVVCSVSWWRGEWVGLTLVAPLRAVLAAKLRVPTMHPPRAPASPLYSKILKIVDRTTMLVRCGAAWGAGVWLGRGHVLTCAHVVKNHASYKVSLYCQNKKETAMVRYKTKDDKAYDLALLYTNPDNWTHLIPAEFAEEPAEKGESVLAAGYPYFNENNLEDLKPTVTSGHINNVSPSMIQTSCCVQSGFSGGPIFRITKELKVEVLATIVSNAKAQTGASFPYVNMAVPTRAFIRLVQHFILDRDETKLSSIENNKEMVQSQWRLLPYRSKI